In one window of Candidatus Rubrimentiphilum sp. DNA:
- a CDS encoding 3-hydroxyacyl-CoA dehydrogenase NAD-binding domain-containing protein — MANIVVVGAGTMGAGIAAVAALAGDSVSLIEPDAGAQSRARDVILRQAQDDTGAQDDTIMQRVQFYDSVPTGLDAELAIEAVPERLDLKRTIFKTLADALGPKALLATNTSSLSVSEIAESVEHPERVLGLHFFNPPVVMKLVEIVRGDETSDEAVAQARAIAERFGKTAVVTADTPGFIVNRVARPFYLQAMHAYEEGVAPMEDLDRLARGAGFRMGPFELMDLIGLDVNLATSQSIYERTGAARLKPVALQQELVAGGKLGRKTGSGFYDYSGGTPRHDDSPPQPPGELNQDERILIVGITNVAIELREALDKAYGHVNVCENAEAIDEMPLDTTTVIDAGDGVSDRGAFIADLDRLFPPETVIFADAYATDLTSLAKRLRHPERVVGFGLLGSLERQSVIEIVDAENTSDDALELAQEVFEAIGKRVVLVEDRPGLFLGRTIGSIINEAVYAVQEEEVASPADVDLAMRLGTNYPLGPIAWGREIGGDRVVRILQRLAGAEGAAFSPHRALWVLDVQDEDNAMDVAVAEGAVESKPGGSVIYPGMPF; from the coding sequence GTGGCAAACATTGTCGTCGTGGGCGCCGGAACGATGGGGGCGGGCATCGCAGCGGTTGCGGCCCTCGCCGGCGACAGCGTTTCGCTGATCGAGCCCGATGCGGGTGCCCAATCACGAGCACGCGACGTCATCCTTCGACAAGCTCAGGATGACACAGGGGCGCAAGATGACACGATCATGCAGCGCGTTCAGTTCTACGACTCCGTTCCCACTGGACTGGATGCCGAGCTCGCGATCGAAGCCGTGCCCGAGCGGCTCGACTTAAAGCGCACCATTTTTAAAACGCTTGCTGACGCGCTCGGTCCGAAGGCGTTACTGGCCACAAATACGTCGTCGCTCTCCGTAAGCGAGATCGCCGAATCCGTCGAGCATCCCGAGCGCGTTCTCGGGCTGCATTTCTTTAATCCGCCTGTTGTGATGAAACTCGTAGAAATCGTTCGCGGCGATGAGACCTCCGACGAAGCCGTCGCACAAGCTCGCGCGATCGCGGAACGTTTTGGAAAGACGGCGGTCGTTACGGCCGACACGCCCGGCTTCATAGTGAATCGCGTCGCGCGCCCATTTTATCTGCAAGCGATGCACGCGTACGAAGAGGGCGTCGCGCCGATGGAGGATCTCGATCGCTTGGCCCGCGGAGCCGGTTTTCGCATGGGGCCGTTCGAGCTCATGGATCTCATCGGACTGGACGTTAACTTGGCAACATCGCAATCGATTTACGAACGCACCGGCGCCGCGCGGCTCAAGCCGGTTGCGTTGCAGCAAGAACTGGTGGCGGGCGGCAAGCTCGGTCGAAAGACCGGTTCCGGATTCTACGATTACAGCGGCGGCACGCCGCGTCACGACGATTCGCCCCCGCAACCGCCGGGCGAGCTGAACCAGGACGAACGGATTCTCATCGTTGGCATCACGAACGTCGCTATCGAGTTGCGCGAGGCGCTGGACAAGGCGTACGGTCATGTGAACGTCTGCGAGAACGCCGAAGCGATCGACGAGATGCCGCTCGACACGACTACCGTGATCGATGCGGGCGACGGCGTGAGCGATCGCGGCGCGTTTATCGCCGACCTCGATCGGCTTTTTCCACCGGAGACGGTGATTTTCGCTGACGCGTATGCGACCGATCTGACGTCGCTTGCCAAGCGTTTGCGCCACCCCGAACGCGTTGTGGGGTTCGGTTTGCTCGGCTCGCTCGAGCGGCAAAGCGTGATCGAGATCGTGGACGCCGAAAACACGAGCGACGATGCCCTCGAACTCGCGCAAGAGGTCTTCGAAGCGATCGGCAAGCGCGTCGTGCTCGTGGAAGACCGGCCGGGACTCTTTCTCGGGCGCACGATCGGCTCGATCATCAATGAAGCCGTCTACGCGGTGCAAGAAGAAGAAGTCGCGTCGCCGGCCGACGTGGACCTGGCGATGCGTTTGGGGACGAACTACCCGCTCGGGCCAATCGCCTGGGGACGCGAAATCGGCGGCGACCGCGTCGTGCGCATCCTGCAACGCCTGGCCGGAGCCGAAGGCGCAGCTTTTTCGCCGCACCGCGCGTTGTGGGTGCTGGATGTGCAAGATGAAGACAACGCGATGGACGTCGCGGTCGCCGAGGGCGCCGTGGAATCGAAGCCGGGCGGCAGCGTGATCTATCCGGGAATGCCGTTTTGA
- a CDS encoding NUDIX hydrolase — protein sequence MPKTPPMEKPGWRVTSSYAIDSPHLKLRKDRVELPNGGIIEDYYVKESRGFAIVFAMTSEKRVVLVRQYKHGIGKVLLELPAGAIDPGETPQQTATREFTEETGYAGAMEFVRSFVTDATNANTVAHLFFAPDVRLAGKQNLGIGEDISVELYTLDELHAFVRDGTIDSVAHVASIYLMLDRLKVP from the coding sequence ATGCCGAAGACGCCGCCGATGGAGAAACCCGGCTGGCGCGTCACGTCCTCTTATGCCATCGACTCACCGCACTTAAAGCTGCGCAAAGACAGAGTCGAACTGCCGAACGGCGGCATTATCGAAGACTATTACGTGAAGGAGAGCCGCGGGTTCGCGATCGTCTTCGCGATGACGAGCGAGAAACGCGTTGTTTTAGTCCGCCAGTATAAGCACGGAATCGGCAAGGTACTGCTGGAGCTTCCGGCGGGCGCTATCGATCCGGGCGAGACGCCGCAGCAAACCGCAACGAGGGAGTTTACCGAAGAGACCGGCTACGCCGGCGCGATGGAGTTTGTGCGCAGCTTCGTTACCGATGCAACCAACGCGAACACGGTCGCGCATTTGTTCTTCGCGCCCGACGTGCGGCTAGCCGGAAAGCAGAACCTCGGGATCGGCGAGGACATCAGTGTGGAGCTCTATACGCTGGACGAGCTTCACGCATTCGTTCGCGACGGCACAATTGACTCGGTCGCGCACGTCGCATCGATCTACTTGATGCTGGATCGACTGAAGGTTCCGTAA